The following coding sequences lie in one Deinococcus malanensis genomic window:
- a CDS encoding transposase has product MPGRHHSREFKLEVVSQINTGQRSTAQLSREHSLAPSLIHRWRKEVEARGVAAFTDGAATDRSAELRIAELERYCGQLSLENPLLKKSLSTYRSNSGTK; this is encoded by the coding sequence ATGCCCGGACGTCATCACAGCCGAGAGTTCAAACTTGAAGTGGTCAGCCAGATCAACACCGGCCAGCGCAGTACCGCTCAGCTCAGCCGCGAGCACTCACTCGCCCCAAGTCTGATTCACCGTTGGCGTAAAGAGGTCGAGGCGCGCGGCGTCGCCGCATTCACCGATGGAGCAGCGACAGATCGCAGTGCTGAACTGAGAATCGCAGAGCTGGAACGGTACTGCGGCCAGTTGTCACTGGAGAACCCGCTGTTAAAAAAGTCCTTATCGACGTACCGCTCGAACAGCGGCACCAAATGA
- a CDS encoding IS3 family transposase: MIQDARGAHPEVSVRCLCRLHDVSRSWYLQRQGTQVTDRDQPLAEEIEAVVLKWSGYGYRRVTCELARRGLWANHKRVLRVMRERRLWCRPKRRHQATTDSAHQGARFPNLLPEMVADRPDQVWQADLTYVRVQAGFVYLACVLDSFTPEIVGWAMSNMMDVALPLTALDNALTARCPPPGLLHHSDQGSQYASRCYIDRLRAMGIRPSMSWSGNPYDNARMETSASPTWKTTSPCRIA; encoded by the coding sequence ATGATTCAGGATGCGCGCGGCGCGCATCCTGAGGTGTCGGTACGTTGCCTCTGTCGGTTGCACGACGTCAGCCGTTCCTGGTACCTCCAGCGGCAGGGCACACAGGTTACCGACCGGGATCAACCCCTGGCCGAGGAGATCGAGGCCGTAGTGCTGAAGTGGAGCGGCTATGGGTATCGCCGCGTGACCTGCGAATTAGCCCGCCGGGGACTTTGGGCGAACCACAAGCGTGTCCTCCGCGTGATGCGGGAACGCCGACTCTGGTGCCGACCCAAGCGTCGGCACCAGGCGACGACCGATTCCGCACACCAGGGCGCCCGCTTTCCTAATCTGCTGCCCGAGATGGTTGCCGACCGGCCCGATCAGGTCTGGCAGGCCGATCTCACCTACGTGAGGGTGCAGGCGGGCTTCGTGTATCTGGCGTGTGTGCTGGACAGCTTTACTCCCGAGATCGTGGGGTGGGCGATGTCGAACATGATGGACGTGGCGTTGCCCCTGACGGCTCTGGACAACGCGCTGACAGCGCGTTGTCCTCCTCCTGGCCTGCTGCATCACTCGGATCAGGGGTCGCAATACGCCAGTCGGTGCTATATCGATCGGTTGAGGGCGATGGGCATCAGGCCAAGTATGTCCTGGTCAGGAAATCCCTATGACAATGCTCGGATGGAGACTTCTGCAAGTCCAACATGGAAAACAACGTCGCCGTGTCGCATAGCGTGA